One segment of Nostoc piscinale CENA21 DNA contains the following:
- the tnpA gene encoding IS200/IS605 family transposase: MRANFTQLYLHYVWATWDRLPLITPDIQKLVYAAIIKECEQLKCTVIAVGGIEDHVHLLTGFPVTISVSDLIKQIKGSSSHFINNEVTPGGLFKWQGSYAAFTVSHDAIDNVAHYIRNQAVHHQQKSIISAWELTLSVNIKGD, translated from the coding sequence ATGAGAGCAAATTTTACGCAGTTATATTTACATTACGTTTGGGCAACGTGGGATAGATTACCTCTTATTACACCTGATATTCAAAAGTTAGTGTATGCAGCAATTATCAAAGAATGTGAACAATTAAAATGTACTGTAATTGCCGTTGGCGGTATTGAAGACCACGTTCATCTATTAACAGGTTTTCCGGTGACTATCAGTGTGTCTGATTTAATTAAGCAGATTAAAGGTAGTTCTTCACACTTTATAAACAATGAAGTTACACCAGGAGGATTGTTCAAATGGCAGGGTAGTTATGCGGCTTTTACAGTTAGTCATGATGCGATTGATAATGTTGCTCACTATATCAGGAATCAAGCTGTTCATCATCAACAAAAATCTATTATTTCTGCATGGGAGTTAACCTTATCTGTCAATATAAAGGGCGATTAG
- the dndD gene encoding DNA sulfur modification protein DndD — protein MIFLELVLQNFGPYSGKQVINLDPRIEENPRPILLLGGMNGGGKTTLMDAIRLALYGQRAQCSTRGNLSYGDFLNQCVNSKATPSEKTRIELLFEHIEDDKPIRYRIVRYWEKNPKDGKDTLGILGDSDTWPESLVNIWDDYIENLLPLGISNLFLFDGEQVKELAEQETPPPIVVEAIRGLLGLELADKLAVDLDVLITRKRKEMADTKDLANLEDIEKRLLQQQEDYQVTEQELANLKNQVEALETIQREALDKFVSEGGKIAAERSQLDEKQKEKTAALEAIRQSLCELAADILPLALIPNLLSQVQTQGASEFRNQQVQLARDVLIERDKRLIEWLTQLTIAADQVDKIQAFLAEDVDSLYASSLQTEAPWLLADEESLSQLDNVRYHLQNARNNAKQHLVNLRSLEEEIITLERQVQTAAEPEAYKKLRDAVEVSQKEVVQAKAKYETTRQKLAALTDAIEITKKELNDYTDKIIKHKNREHIITSASKVQETLKVFREKLTLRKLNKLEEEVKNCFLYLLHKSDLVFRIAIDTKTFALSLFDFDSKPVPKHRLSAGEKQLLAIAFLWGLAKVSGLRLPVAIDTPLGRLDSSHRQNLVEKYFPAASHQVILLSTDTEIGKKEVETLRKNEAIAREYLLKYDSSTRQTTVIENQYFW, from the coding sequence ATGATATTTTTGGAACTCGTATTACAAAATTTTGGCCCTTATTCTGGCAAACAAGTAATTAATCTTGACCCAAGAATTGAGGAAAATCCCCGCCCGATTCTTTTATTAGGTGGGATGAATGGCGGCGGAAAAACTACTCTTATGGATGCGATTCGGCTGGCATTATATGGACAACGCGCCCAATGTTCTACTCGCGGTAATTTAAGCTATGGTGATTTTTTAAATCAATGTGTTAATAGTAAAGCTACCCCATCCGAAAAGACTAGAATTGAGTTACTTTTTGAACATATTGAAGACGATAAACCAATCAGATATCGTATTGTACGCTATTGGGAAAAAAATCCTAAAGATGGTAAAGATACGTTAGGAATTTTAGGCGATAGTGATACCTGGCCAGAGTCTTTGGTAAATATTTGGGACGACTATATAGAAAATTTACTACCTTTAGGAATTTCTAATTTATTTTTATTTGATGGCGAACAAGTAAAAGAACTAGCAGAACAAGAAACACCACCACCAATTGTTGTGGAAGCTATTCGTGGGTTGTTAGGGCTAGAATTAGCAGATAAATTAGCAGTTGATTTAGATGTTTTAATCACCCGCAAGCGTAAAGAGATGGCTGATACTAAAGATTTAGCTAATCTCGAAGATATTGAAAAAAGGTTATTACAACAGCAAGAAGATTATCAAGTAACAGAACAAGAGTTAGCTAATTTAAAAAATCAAGTTGAAGCATTAGAAACTATCCAGCGAGAAGCTTTAGATAAATTTGTATCTGAGGGTGGTAAAATTGCCGCAGAACGCAGTCAGTTAGATGAGAAACAAAAGGAAAAAACTGCTGCATTAGAAGCAATTAGACAATCTTTATGTGAATTAGCTGCGGATATTTTGCCTTTAGCATTGATTCCTAATTTATTGAGTCAAGTACAAACGCAGGGTGCAAGTGAATTTCGCAATCAACAGGTGCAACTTGCGAGAGATGTTTTAATTGAACGAGATAAACGTTTAATTGAATGGCTAACTCAGTTAACTATTGCTGCTGACCAAGTTGATAAAATTCAAGCTTTTTTAGCTGAAGATGTAGATAGTTTATATGCAAGTTCACTTCAAACGGAAGCGCCTTGGTTATTAGCTGATGAGGAAAGCTTGAGTCAATTAGATAACGTGAGATATCATTTGCAAAATGCGCGTAATAATGCCAAACAGCATTTAGTTAATCTCAGAAGTCTGGAAGAAGAAATTATTACCTTAGAAAGACAAGTGCAGACAGCAGCAGAACCAGAAGCTTATAAAAAGCTGCGTGATGCTGTAGAAGTTTCACAAAAAGAAGTTGTACAAGCTAAAGCAAAGTATGAAACCACAAGGCAAAAATTAGCAGCGTTAACGGATGCAATTGAAATAACTAAGAAAGAATTAAACGATTATACTGACAAAATTATAAAACATAAAAATAGAGAACATATCATTACTTCTGCATCTAAAGTTCAAGAAACTCTGAAGGTTTTTCGAGAAAAATTAACACTGAGGAAGCTAAATAAATTAGAGGAAGAGGTTAAGAATTGTTTCCTCTATTTACTGCATAAATCTGATTTAGTATTTCGCATCGCTATTGATACTAAAACCTTTGCTTTATCGCTGTTCGATTTCGATAGTAAACCAGTCCCAAAACATCGCCTTTCGGCTGGAGAAAAACAGTTACTGGCGATCGCCTTTCTCTGGGGACTAGCCAAAGTCTCTGGCTTGCGCTTACCAGTAGCCATTGACACACCCTTGGGCAGACTCGACTCCTCCCACCGCCAAAACCTAGTAGAAAAATACTTCCCCGCCGCCAGTCATCAGGTAATTCTCCTTTCTACTGATACGGAAATTGGTAAAAAAGAAGTCGAAACCCTGCGGAAGAATGAAGCGATCGCTCGTGAATATCTCCTCAAATACGACTCATCCACCCGCCAAACCACAGTGATCGAAAATCAATATTTTTGGTAG
- a CDS encoding helix-turn-helix domain-containing protein, whose translation MGKAGKALKQVLETYSISQNKLAVTMGTGRPNVHRWINEMTDPVADKLLEIRDALRKINPAAADEFIRLYLGDANDDQQV comes from the coding sequence ATGGGAAAAGCAGGTAAAGCACTGAAACAGGTGTTAGAAACATACAGCATCAGCCAGAACAAGTTAGCAGTCACTATGGGAACAGGACGGCCAAACGTTCACCGTTGGATTAATGAAATGACAGACCCCGTTGCTGATAAGCTGTTAGAAATTCGTGATGCACTCAGAAAAATTAATCCAGCCGCCGCAGATGAGTTTATTAGGCTGTACTTAGGAGATGCTAATGATGACCAGCAAGTTTAA